From the genome of Ananas comosus cultivar F153 linkage group 18, ASM154086v1, whole genome shotgun sequence, one region includes:
- the LOC109724474 gene encoding pre-mRNA-splicing factor 38-like isoform X1 has protein sequence MANRTDPSAKSIHGTNPQNLVEKILRSKIYQNTYWKEQCFGLTAETLVDKAMELDHLGGTFGGNRKPTPFMCLVMKMLQIQPEKDIVVEFIKNEDYKYVRVLGAFYMRLTGTVADVYQYLEPLYNDYRKLRRKLPDGSFCLTHVDEVIDELLTKDYSCDVALPRIQKRWNLETTGVLEPRRSALEDDFEEEEEKEEDEQPMEVEADGHEKDNYRGRSPTRGRDRDRKRDGYKYRDRDYDRDYARGRERDRDRDRDRDRDRDRERDRDRHRARDEKDYGRERERERDREREGRDRERRERERGRRRSRSRSRSRSRDRRDRDREEDGEYRKRRTRSSVSPTKEESKKKKDKKDKKSDGTDHPDPEIAEANRLRASLGLAPLKL, from the exons atggCGAACAGGACGGACCCGTCGGCGAAGAGCATCCACGGGACGAACCCGCAGAACCTGGTGGAGAAGATCCTGCGGTCGAAGATCTACCAGAACACGTACTGGAAGGAGCAGTGCTTCGGCCTCACCGCCGAAACCCTAGTCGACAAGGCCATGGAGCTCGACCACCTCGGCGGCACCTTCGGCGGCAACCGCAAGCCCACCCCCTTCATGTGCCTCGTCATGAAGATGCTCCAGATCCAACCCGAGAAGGACATCGTCGTCGAGTTCATCAAGAACGAGGACTACAA GTATGTTAGGGTTCTCGGGGCCTTCTATATGCGGCTCACGGGCACGGTCGCCGATGTGTACCAGTATCTCGAGCCACTCTACAACGATTACCGGAAGCTTCGGCGGAAGCTGCCGGATGGGA GTTTTTGCTTGACTCATGTGGATGAGGTGATTGATGAGCTTTTGACTAAGGATTACTCCTGCGACGTTGCCCTCCCACGTATCCAGAAGAG ATGGAATCTTGAGACTACTGGGGTATTAGAGCCAAGAAGAAGTGCTTTAGAAGATGATtttgaagaggaagaagaaaaagaagaagatgaacaaCCGATGGAAGTAGAAGCTGATGGACATGAGAAG GATAACTATCGAGGACGGAGTCCCACGAGGGGGAGAGACAGGGATAGAAAGCGCGACGGCTACAAATATAG GGACCGGGATTATGATCGAGATTATGCAAGGGGCCGTGAGAGGGATCGCGATCGAGATAGAGACCGCGATAGAGATAGGGACAGGGAAAGGGATAGAGACCGTCACAGGGCAAGAGACGAAAAGGACTATGGTagggagagagagcgagagcgagaccGTGAAAGAGAAGGTAGAGacagggagaggagagagagggagagaggaaggcGGAGAAGCCGTTccaggagcaggagcaggagtAGGGACCGAAGAGACCGGGACCGTGAAGAAGATGGCGAATATCGTAAGAGGCGGACCCGCAGCAGTGTGAGCCCCACCAAAGAGGAGTCTAAGAAGAAGAAAGACAAGAAAGACAAGAAGAGTGACGGCACCGACCATCCCGATCCGGAAATCGCAGAGGCCAACAGGCTTCGTGCTTCTCTTGGGTTGGCGCCACTTAAGCTATGA
- the LOC109724474 gene encoding pre-mRNA-splicing factor 38-like isoform X2, with protein sequence MANRTDPSAKSIHGTNPQNLVEKILRSKIYQNTYWKEQCFGLTAETLVDKAMELDHLGGTFGGNRKPTPFMCLVMKMLQIQPEKDIVVEFIKNEDYKYVRVLGAFYMRLTGTVADVYQYLEPLYNDYRKLRRKLPDGSFCLTHVDEVIDELLTKDYSCDVALPRIQKRWNLETTGVLEPRRSALEDDFEEEEEKEEDEQPMEVEADGHEKDNYRGRSPTRGRDRDRKRDGYKYSLFRKRSKDVYYSDMHVLYHLQTLSGEILV encoded by the exons atggCGAACAGGACGGACCCGTCGGCGAAGAGCATCCACGGGACGAACCCGCAGAACCTGGTGGAGAAGATCCTGCGGTCGAAGATCTACCAGAACACGTACTGGAAGGAGCAGTGCTTCGGCCTCACCGCCGAAACCCTAGTCGACAAGGCCATGGAGCTCGACCACCTCGGCGGCACCTTCGGCGGCAACCGCAAGCCCACCCCCTTCATGTGCCTCGTCATGAAGATGCTCCAGATCCAACCCGAGAAGGACATCGTCGTCGAGTTCATCAAGAACGAGGACTACAA GTATGTTAGGGTTCTCGGGGCCTTCTATATGCGGCTCACGGGCACGGTCGCCGATGTGTACCAGTATCTCGAGCCACTCTACAACGATTACCGGAAGCTTCGGCGGAAGCTGCCGGATGGGA GTTTTTGCTTGACTCATGTGGATGAGGTGATTGATGAGCTTTTGACTAAGGATTACTCCTGCGACGTTGCCCTCCCACGTATCCAGAAGAG ATGGAATCTTGAGACTACTGGGGTATTAGAGCCAAGAAGAAGTGCTTTAGAAGATGATtttgaagaggaagaagaaaaagaagaagatgaacaaCCGATGGAAGTAGAAGCTGATGGACATGAGAAG GATAACTATCGAGGACGGAGTCCCACGAGGGGGAGAGACAGGGATAGAAAGCGCGACGGCTACAAATATAG TTTATTTAGGAAAAGGTCCAAAGATGTATACTATTCTGACATGCATGTGCTATATCATTTACAGACCCTTTCAGGTGAGATCTTAGTATGA
- the LOC109724126 gene encoding probable xyloglucan 6-xylosyltransferase 1, translated as MLARCVGERRARQIHRALRNGKLTALCLLLTFVVLRGTIGAGRFGTPQQDLVELRSRLLPHPHRALSEHHHHHRQRQQNHNPNPNAAAGEEDDEEPPERSVEDPPYEMGPRIEDWDAQRAAWLRRHPERRSFVAAGKPRVLLVTGSSPKPCENPVGDHYLLKSIKNKIDYCRVHGLEIFYNTALLDAEMAGFWAKLPLIRALLLAHPEVEFLWWMDSDAMFTDMAFELPWSRYGPYNLVLHGWDEMVYDDRNWIGLNTGSFLLRNCQWSLDLLDAWAPMGPKGPVRAAAGKLLTSALKDRPVFEADDQSAMVYLLATQRDKWGPKVHLESGYYLHGYWGILVDRYEEMIENHRPGLGDHRWPLVTHFVGCKPCAKFGDYPVERCLKQMDRAFNFGDNQILQMYGFAHKSLSSRRVKRIRNDTAAPLDAQDDLGLLHPSFKAVDVAADSQSQP; from the coding sequence ATGCTGGCGCGGTGCGTGGGCGAGCGCCGGGCGCGTCAGATCCACCGCGCCCTGCGGAACGGCAAGCTGACCGCGCTCTGCCTGCTGCTCACCTTCGTCGTCCTCCGCGGCACCATCGGCGCCGGCCGCTTCGGCACGCCGCAGCAGGACCTCGTCGAGCTTCGCAGCCGCCTCCTCCCCCACCCCCACCGCGCCCTCTCcgagcaccaccaccaccaccgccaacGCCAACAGAACcataaccctaaccctaacgccgccgccggcgaggaggacgacgaggagccGCCGGAGCGGTCGGTCGAGGACCCGCCGTACGAGATGGGACCGCGGATCGAGGACTGGGACGCGCAGCGGGCGGCGTGGCTGCGGCGGCACCCGGAGCGGCGGAGCTTTGTGGCGGCGGGGAAGCCGCGGGTGCTGCTGGTGACGGGGTCGTCGCCGAAGCCGTGCGAGAACCCGGTGGGCGACCACTACCTGCTCAAGTCGATCAAGAACAAGATCGACTACTGCCGCGTCCACGGGCTCGAGATCTTCTACAACACGGCGCTGCTCGACGCGGAGATGGCCGGGTTCTGGGCGAAGCTCCCCCTGATCCGCGCGCTCCTCCTCGCGCACCCGGAGGTGGAGTTCCTCTGGTGGATGGACTCCGACGCCATGTTCACCGACATGGCCTTCGAGCTCCCCTGGTCCCGCTACGGGCCCTACAACCTCGTCCTCCACGGCTGGGACGAGATGGTCTACGACGACCGCAACTGGATCGGGCTCAACACCGGGAGCTTCCTCCTCCGCAACTGCCAGTGGTCCCTCGACCTGCTCGACGCCTGGGCGCCGATGGGCCCCAAGGGCCCCGtccgcgccgccgccggcaAGCTCCTCACCTCCGCCCTGAAAGACCGGCCCGTCTTCGAGGCCGACGACCAGTCCGCCATGGTCTACCTCCTCGCCACGCAGCGCGACAAGTGGGGGCCCAAGGTCCACCTCGAGAGCGGCTACTACCTCCACGGCTACTGGGGCATCCTCGTCGACCGCTACGAGGAGATGATCGAGAACCACCGGCCCGGCCTCGGCGACCACCGCTGGCCCCTCGTCACCCACTTCGTCGGCTGCAAGCCCTGCGCCAAGTTCGGCGACTACCCCGTCGAGCGCTGCCTCAAGCAGATGGACCGCGCCTTCAACTTCGGCGACAACCAGATCCTCCAGATGTACGGCTTCGCCCACAAATCCCTCTCCAGCAGGAGGGTCAAGCGCATCCGCAACGACACCGCCGCCCCGCTCGACGCCCAGGACGATCTCGGATTGCTCCACCCCTCCTTCAAGGCCGTCGACGTCGCCGCCGATTCCCAATCCCAACcataa
- the LOC109724205 gene encoding programmed cell death protein 2-like isoform X2, translating into MDSELEDLRKLRITTMEGLEGDEGKEAVEHDDVEEEEEEEEEEDEGVTLGFVEKPKNPRSLLRHLFPSKAGGVPAWLDPVNLPPEKSRTCGFCGEPLQFLLQIYAPISEKKSTFHRTLFVFMCPSMSCLLRDQHEQWKREGGNLCRSVKVFRCQLPRTNPFYSSEPPRRDGTDKPLCTGVSLCCWCGTWKGEKLCSSCRKARYCSEKHQALHWRSGHKNDCRRIISSEASDSPLVASTTLWPEYEIAIEEEYVFNSEVSEENSSTSLVPTDNNKKDEMVQSLMDQFEADADKKSWASFQERLARAPEQVLRYCRDPMARPLWPLSIGRPSKADIPSCSYCKGPLCYEFQITPQAITTSREEIPSLGRLCRAPVARTFHSFSYEL; encoded by the exons ATGGATTCCGAGCTCGAGGATCTCCGCAAACTGCGAATAACTACCATGGAAGGCTTGGAAGGAGATGAAGGCAAGGAAGCGGTCGAGCACGACGAcgtggaggaggaagaggaggaagaggaggaagaggatgagggAGTAACCCTAGGGTTCGTCGAGAAGCCCAAGAATCCCCGGTCGCTTCTCCGCCATCTCTTCCCGAGCAAAGCTGGAGGGGTTCCC GCCTGGTTGGATCCCGTAAACTTACCGCCAGAGAAATCTCGCACTTGTGGCTTCTGCGGAGAGCCTCTGCAATTCCTTCTTCAG ATTTATGCTCCAATCTCTGAGAAAAAATCGACCTTTCATCGTACATTATTCGTTTTCATGTGCCCATCTATGTCATGCCTTCTTCGAGACCAACATGAACAGTGGAAGCGTGAAGGAGGGAATCTTTGTAGAAG TGTGAAGGTTTTCCGATGTCAGCTACCTCGGACGAATCCATTTTACTCGAGCGAACCACCGAGGCGTGACGGCACCGACAAGCCACTTTGCACAGGAG TTTCTCTTTGTTGCTGGTGCGGAACATGGAAAGGAGAGAAACTCTGCAGTAGTTGTAGGAAAGCACGCTACTGTTCAGAGAAGCATCAG GCGTTGCACTGGCGATCAGGACATAAGAATGATTGCCGTCGTATAATCAGTTCAGAAGCATCTGATTCTCCTCTAG TTGCGAGCACCACTTTATGGCCTGAATATGAGATTGCGATTGAGGAGGAATATGTTTTTAATTCTGAGGTTTCTGAAGAGAATAGCTCAACATCTTTGGTTCCAACAGATAATAATAAGAAAGATGAGATGGTGCAGTCGTTGATGGATCAATTTGAG GCTGACGCTGATAAAAAGAGTTGGGCATCTTTCCAAGAGCGACTCGCCAGAGCACCAGAGCAAGTTTTAAG ATATTGCCGAGATCCAATGGCGAGACCACTGTGGCCTTTATCAATTGGCCGGCCATCTAAGGCAGATATACCTTCATGCAGCTACTGTAAAGGCCCATTATGCTATGAATTCCAG ATTACACCTCAAGCTATCACGACATCACGAGAAGAGATTCCTAGTCTCGGTCGATTGTGTCGAGCCCCGGTTGCACGCACATTCCATAGCTTTTCTTATGAGCTCTAG
- the LOC109724205 gene encoding programmed cell death protein 2-like isoform X1 has protein sequence MDSELEDLRKLRITTMEGLEGDEGKEAVEHDDVEEEEEEEEEEDEGVTLGFVEKPKNPRSLLRHLFPSKAGGVPAWLDPVNLPPEKSRTCGFCGEPLQFLLQIYAPISEKKSTFHRTLFVFMCPSMSCLLRDQHEQWKREGGNLCRSVKVFRCQLPRTNPFYSSEPPRRDGTDKPLCTGVSLCCWCGTWKGEKLCSSCRKARYCSEKHQALHWRSGHKNDCRRIISSEASDSPLVASTTLWPEYEIAIEEEYVFNSEVSEENSSTSLVPTDNNKKDEMVQSLMDQFEADADKKSWASFQERLARAPEQVLRYCRDPMARPLWPLSIGRPSKADIPSCSYCKGPLCYEFQIMPQLLYYFGVKNDPDSLDWATIVVYTCLESCETSMGYKEEFAWVQLYPTATLP, from the exons ATGGATTCCGAGCTCGAGGATCTCCGCAAACTGCGAATAACTACCATGGAAGGCTTGGAAGGAGATGAAGGCAAGGAAGCGGTCGAGCACGACGAcgtggaggaggaagaggaggaagaggaggaagaggatgagggAGTAACCCTAGGGTTCGTCGAGAAGCCCAAGAATCCCCGGTCGCTTCTCCGCCATCTCTTCCCGAGCAAAGCTGGAGGGGTTCCC GCCTGGTTGGATCCCGTAAACTTACCGCCAGAGAAATCTCGCACTTGTGGCTTCTGCGGAGAGCCTCTGCAATTCCTTCTTCAG ATTTATGCTCCAATCTCTGAGAAAAAATCGACCTTTCATCGTACATTATTCGTTTTCATGTGCCCATCTATGTCATGCCTTCTTCGAGACCAACATGAACAGTGGAAGCGTGAAGGAGGGAATCTTTGTAGAAG TGTGAAGGTTTTCCGATGTCAGCTACCTCGGACGAATCCATTTTACTCGAGCGAACCACCGAGGCGTGACGGCACCGACAAGCCACTTTGCACAGGAG TTTCTCTTTGTTGCTGGTGCGGAACATGGAAAGGAGAGAAACTCTGCAGTAGTTGTAGGAAAGCACGCTACTGTTCAGAGAAGCATCAG GCGTTGCACTGGCGATCAGGACATAAGAATGATTGCCGTCGTATAATCAGTTCAGAAGCATCTGATTCTCCTCTAG TTGCGAGCACCACTTTATGGCCTGAATATGAGATTGCGATTGAGGAGGAATATGTTTTTAATTCTGAGGTTTCTGAAGAGAATAGCTCAACATCTTTGGTTCCAACAGATAATAATAAGAAAGATGAGATGGTGCAGTCGTTGATGGATCAATTTGAG GCTGACGCTGATAAAAAGAGTTGGGCATCTTTCCAAGAGCGACTCGCCAGAGCACCAGAGCAAGTTTTAAG ATATTGCCGAGATCCAATGGCGAGACCACTGTGGCCTTTATCAATTGGCCGGCCATCTAAGGCAGATATACCTTCATGCAGCTACTGTAAAGGCCCATTATGCTATGAATTCCAG ATCATGCCgcagttgctttattacttcgGGGTGAAAAATGATCCCGATTCCCTTGATTGGGCAACTATTGTTGTATACACATGTTTAGAATCCTGCGAAACAAGCATGGGGTACAAAGAGGAATTTGCCTGGGTTCAGTTATATCCTACAGCTACACTACCCTGA
- the LOC109724204 gene encoding DNA primase small subunit — protein sequence MAKERIPNEGDEMQIDGGVCEERVARAIPEGFNPDYLKIYYGKLFPYADMFKWLSYGNDGKHPACDHSYFGRREFSFTLENDIYIRFQSFGSAKEMENSIKEKCPFKIDIGPVYSVDPAKRHAYAQGGNNVFAPVERELVFDIDMSDYDDVRYCCSGADVCLECWPLMTIAIKVIDTALRDDFGFNHILWVYSGRRGVHCWVCDSKARRLNNEHRAAVTDYFHVYKGGENSLKKVTLAGPVLYPFLARSYTDVLKSFFEEKLLRSQNLLASEERCQKILGFIPDESVAAELLDKWQGNRRSSISKEDVNVVRWDQLKHMLQSGKQKIQGLRRCVEEIVFSYTYPRLDMEVSKHMNHLLKAPFCVHPKTGRVCVPIDPNNCEDFDPTTVPTLSHLLEEINEGSMMMESNNEWERSSLGKSIEFFRSSFLQPLLKSCKEEMESAYSAKIKQSKNSLSW from the exons ATGGCGAAAGAGCGGATTCCTAACGAAGGAGATGAGATGCAAATTGATGGTGGAGTTTGCGAGGAACGAGTGGCGAGAGCCATTCCCGAAGGATTCAACCCAGATTATCTCAAAATTTACTACG GAAAGCTCTTCCCGTATGCCGATATGTTTAAATGGCTGTCCTACGGAAATG ATGGAAAGCATCCAGCATGCGATCACTCCTACTTTGGTCGGCGTGAATTCTCTTTTACTCTCGAGAATGACATCTACATCCGGTTCCAGTCATTTGGCAGTGCAAAGGAAATGGAAAACTCGATCAAGGAGAAGTGCCCTTTTAAGATCGACATTGGACCAGTTTATAGCGTAGAT cCTGCAAAACGGCATGCCTATGCACAAGGTGGAAATAATGTTTTTGCACCAGTAGAAAGAGAGCTTGTTTTTGACATT GATATGTCAGATTATGATGATGTTCGATACTGCTGCTCAGGAGCTGATGTCTGCCTAGAGTGCTGGCCTTTAATGACCATTgcgatcaaagttattgatacTGCACTTAGAG ATGATTTTGGCTTCAACCATATCTTATGGGTCTACAGTGGTCGCCGTGGTGTCCATTGTTGGGTTTGCGACAGCAAAGCTAGAAG GCTCAACAATGAGCACAGGGCGGCAGTTACTGATTACTTTCATGTTTATAAG GGTGGTGAAAATAGTTTGAAGAAAGTGACCTTAGCAGGACCGGTTCTCTATCCTTTTCTAGC GAGGTCGTATACAGATGTCCTTAAGTCCTTTTTTGAAGAGAAACTACTTCGTAGCCAGAACCTGCTAGCTTCTGAAGAGAGATGCCAGAAGATTTTGGGATTCATACCTGATGAAT CTGTTGCTGCGGAGCTTCTTGACAAGTGGCAAGGAAATAGAAGATCTTCCATTTCCAAGGAAGATGTTAATGTTGTTCGATGGGACCAATTAAAGCATATGCTGCAGTCGGGAAAGCAAAAG ATACAGGGGCTCCGTCGGTGTGTAGAAGAGATTGTTTTCTCATATACCTACCCTAGACTTGACATGGAG GTCTCGAAACACATGAATCATTTATTAAAGGCACCATTCTGTGTGCACCCTAAAACAG GCCGCGTTTGTGTTCCAATTGATCCAAACAACTGTGAGGATTTTGATCCAACAACAGTCCCAACCCTGTCTCAT CTTCTCGAAGAGATTAATGAGGGTTCTATGATGATGGAATCAAACAATG AATGGGAAAGATCGTCACTTGGGAAATCAATCGAGTTTTTCCGATCATCATTCTTGCAGCCGCTGTTGAAGTCTTGCAAA GAGGAAATGGAAAGTGCATACAGTGCTAAGATCAAGCAGTCTAAGAATTCTTTGAGCTGGTAA